Proteins from a genomic interval of Daphnia pulex isolate KAP4 chromosome 4, ASM2113471v1:
- the LOC124192611 gene encoding lon protease homolog, mitochondrial-like isoform X1, giving the protein MTARVLLMRSLGIPFTGSSTVIRNRTLVTLNKTSDVMQGVKPLDSLRHTSRSYINRKGYLSLLNYNSNIIPLHQLPRYPSPVVTVQNRYFSSQSNDGSDDGNNNEPASGNISNLGGAGDQGSGPVIHSLPATMTVPETWPNVPVIAINRNPVFPRFIKIIEVTDKTLADLIRRKVRLNQPYAGVFMKCNDSEESDVVKNLSDIYPVGTFVQIHELQDLGDKLRMIVMAHRRIRITGQIMEDLNEEAQVTSIHFPAFNASIQTLTEDKATKRKMKRANVRKRKEEKPDNEDISLVAAVENPLPNPVEQPPPQQLPQPILMVEVENVIHDKFTINEETKALTQEIIKTIRDIIALNPLYRESIQQMLHQGQRVVDNPVYLADLGAALTAAEPADLQQVIEETSIPKRLVLSLSLLKKELELSRLQQKIGREVEEKVKAQHRKYMLQEQLKVIKKELGLEKEDKDAIDEKFRARLKDKTVPTAIMEVIEEELNKMGFLDNHSSEFNVTRNYLDWLTTLPWGVTSKENLDLKRAAVVLDEDHYGMEDVKKRILEFIAVSELKKSTQGKILCFYGPPGVGKTSIARSIAKALNREYFRFSVGGMTDVAEIKGHRRTYVGAMPGKMIQCLKKTKTENPLVLIDEVDKIGKGYQGDPASALLELLDPEQNKNFLDHYLDVPIDLSKVLFICTANVLDTIPEPLRDRMEMIDVSGYVAEEKMNIAEKYLIPQARRDTGVADTQVTIESDALQTLIKSYCRESGVRNLQKQVEKIFRKAAFKLVQGDVESITVGRQNLQEFVGKPVFTHDRLYEITPPGVVMGLAWTAMGGSTLYIETSLRKPLRTKSSKRLEDKEGKEDGQGSMELTGNLGDVMKESVRIAYTVAKMFSAKIRPDDSFFSEAHIHVHVPEGATPKDGPSAGCTIVTALLSLAMNEPVRQNIAMTGEVSLTGKVLPVGGIKEKVIAAKRVGVDCILLPAENRKDYDDLASFITQGLEVHFVDHYRDIFPIVFPHLADHDQIQSIHSS; this is encoded by the exons ATGACTGCTCGTGTTTTGCTAATGCGATCTTTAGGAATTCCGTTCACTGGATCATCCACCGTCATTCGAAACAGAACCTTAGTAACTCTAAATAAAACTTCAGATGTTATGCAGGGAGTGAAACCGCTGGATTCATTGCGTCATACTTCTAGAAGTTACATAAATCGGAAAGGATATCTTTCATTACTGAACTACAATTCCAACATTATTCCTCTCCATCAACTACCAAGATATCCTTCTCCTGTTGTAACTGTACAAAATCGCTATTTCTCATCTCAGAGTAATGATGGTTCAGATGATGGTAACAATAACGAGCCAGCTTCtggaaatatttccaatttgGGAGGTGCAGGAGACCAAGGTAGTGGGCCAGTTATTCATTCATTACCTGCAACCATGACAGTTCCAGAAACTTGGCCAAATGTGCCTGTTATAGCAATAAACAGAAATCCTGTCTTTCCACGTTTCATAAAAATTATTGAG gtCACTGACAAGACCCTTGCTGATCTTATAAGGCGTAAGGTTAGATTAAATCAACCTTATGCAGGGGTTTTTATGAAATGCAATGAtag TGAGGAATCTGATGTTGTCAAGAACTTGAGTGATATATACCCAGTGGGAACATTTGTTCAAATTCACGAGCTTCAAGATCTTGGTGACAAATTACGCATGATTGTCATGGCGCACAGACGAATCAGAATCACTGGGCAAATTATGGAGGACCTCAATGAAGAAGCTCAAG TGACATCTATTCATTTTCCTGCATTTAATGCATCAATTCAAACCTTGACAGAGGACAAGGCGACCAAAAGGAAGATGAAAAGGGCCAACGTACGCAAgcgtaaagaagaaaaaccagaTAATGAAGATATCAGTTTAGTTGCCGCTGTCGAGAATCCGCTACCTAATCCTGTTGAACAGCCTCCTCCGCAACAGCTTCCTCAACCTATTTTAATGGTGGAAGTGGAAAACGTCATTCACGACAAGTTCACCATAAATGAAGAAACCAAGGCGTTAACTCAGGAGATTATCAAAACTATCCGGGATATTATTGCTCTCAATCCCCTGTATCGAGAGTCCATACAACAGATGCTTCACCAGGGACAAAGAGTAGTAGACAATCCTGTGTACTTAGCAGATTTGGGTGCGGCGCTAACAGCCGCAGAGCCTGCAGATCTCCAACAAGTCATCGAAGAAACTAGC ATACCGAAGCGTTTAGTTTTGTCTCTTTCTTTGCTTAAGAAAGAACTTGAATTGAGCCGACTTCAGCAAAAGATTGGACGGGAAGTTGAGGAGAAAGTCAAAGCTCAGCATCGCAAGTACATGTTACAAGAGCAGCTAAAAGTTATCAAGAAAGAATTGGGACTCgagaaagaagacaaagaTGCAATTGATGAAAAGTTCCGCGCAAGACTGAAAGACAAAACGGTACCCACTGCCATTATGGAAGTCATCGAAGAAGAACTAAACAAAATGGGCTTCCTCGACAACCACTCGTCCGAGTTTAACGTAACTCGCAATTATCTCGACTGGTTGACTACACTTCCATGGGGAGTAACTAGCAAAGAAAATCTTGACTTAAAAAGAGCCGCTGTAGTTCTCGACGAAGATCATTATGGAATGGAAGACGTGAAAAAACGCATTTTAG AATTTATTGCCGTTAGTGAACTGAAGAAAAGCACACAAGGGAAAATCTTGTGCTTTTATGGACCGCCGGGAGTAGGAAAAACTTCAATCGCTCGCTCTATCGCCAAAGCATTAAACCGTGAA TACTTTAGATTTTCCGTTGGTGGAATGACAGATGTGGCTGAGATTAAAGGACATCGACGTACCTACGTTGGTGCTATGCCGGGAAAAATGATCCAATGtttgaaaaagacgaaaacgGAAAATCCTTTGGTGTTAATCGACGAAGTGGATAAGATCGGAAAAGGTTATCAGGGCGATCCGGCCTCTGCGCTGCTTGAGTTGCTGGATCCGgaacagaataaaaatttccttGACCATTACCTAGATGTCCCCATAGATTTATCAAAA GTTCTCTTTATTTGCACGGCAAATGTGCTAGACACTATTCCGGAACCTCTTCGAGATCGAATGGAG ATGATCGATGTGTCAGGTTACGTTGctgaagagaaaatgaacatCGCCGAGAAATACCTGATTCCACAGGCAAGGCGAGACACAGGTGTCGCCGATACTCAAGTTACAATTGAATCGGACGCACTGCAGACACTCATCAAGTCCTATTGTCGTGAAAGTGGCGTTCGAAATCTGCAGAAGCAAGTGGAAAAAATCTTTCGTAAAGCCGCCTTCAAGCTAGTCCAGGGAGATGTTGAAAGTATCACCGTCGGGCGACAAAATCTCCAAGAATTTGTTGGAAAACCCGTTTTTACGCACGATCGTCTCTATGAAATTACACCACCCG GCGTTGTAATGGGCTTGGCCTGGACAGCCATGGGAGGCTCTACCCTCTACATTGAAACATCACTGAGGAAACCGTTAAGGACTAAATCTTCAAAAAGATTGGAagacaaggaaggaaaagaggaCGGTCAAGGATCGATGGAGCTTACCGGCAATTTGGGTGATGTAATGAAAGAATCTGTCCGCATCGCCTACACGGTCGCTAAAATGTTCTCGGCAAAGATCCGACCAGATGACAGCTTCTTCTCAGAAGCGCACATTCACGTCCATGTTCCTGAG GGCGCAACTCCAAAAGACGGGCCTAGTGCGGGCTGTACTATCGTGACAGCGCTTCTTTCTTTGGCCATGAACGAACCCGTTCGCCAGAATATCGCCATGACCGGTGAAGTGTCTTTAACGGGAAAAGTTCTGCCCGTCGGTGGCATCAAGGAGAAAGTCATCGCTGCTAAACGAGTTGGAGTTGACTGCATTTTATTGCCAGCCGAGAACCGAAAAGATTATGACGATTTGGCCAGTTTCATCACCCAAGGATTAGAGGTTCACTTTGTTGATCACTATCGAGATATTTTCCCAATTGTTTTTCCTCATCTGGCCGACCATGATCAGATTCAGTCAATTCACTCTAGTTGA
- the LOC124192611 gene encoding lon protease homolog, mitochondrial-like isoform X2 — translation MTARVLLMRSLGIPFTGSSTVIRNRTLVTLNKTSDVMQGVKPLDSLRHTSRSYINRKGYLSLLNYNSNIIPLHQLPRYPSPVVTVQNRYFSSQSNDGSDDGNNNEPASGNISNLGGAGDQGSGPVIHSLPATMTVPETWPNVPVIAINRNPVFPRFIKIIEVTDKTLADLIRRKVRLNQPYAGVFMKCNDSEESDVVKNLSDIYPVGTFVQIHELQDLGDKLRMIVMAHRRIRITGQIMEDLNEEAQEDKATKRKMKRANVRKRKEEKPDNEDISLVAAVENPLPNPVEQPPPQQLPQPILMVEVENVIHDKFTINEETKALTQEIIKTIRDIIALNPLYRESIQQMLHQGQRVVDNPVYLADLGAALTAAEPADLQQVIEETSIPKRLVLSLSLLKKELELSRLQQKIGREVEEKVKAQHRKYMLQEQLKVIKKELGLEKEDKDAIDEKFRARLKDKTVPTAIMEVIEEELNKMGFLDNHSSEFNVTRNYLDWLTTLPWGVTSKENLDLKRAAVVLDEDHYGMEDVKKRILEFIAVSELKKSTQGKILCFYGPPGVGKTSIARSIAKALNREYFRFSVGGMTDVAEIKGHRRTYVGAMPGKMIQCLKKTKTENPLVLIDEVDKIGKGYQGDPASALLELLDPEQNKNFLDHYLDVPIDLSKVLFICTANVLDTIPEPLRDRMEMIDVSGYVAEEKMNIAEKYLIPQARRDTGVADTQVTIESDALQTLIKSYCRESGVRNLQKQVEKIFRKAAFKLVQGDVESITVGRQNLQEFVGKPVFTHDRLYEITPPGVVMGLAWTAMGGSTLYIETSLRKPLRTKSSKRLEDKEGKEDGQGSMELTGNLGDVMKESVRIAYTVAKMFSAKIRPDDSFFSEAHIHVHVPEGATPKDGPSAGCTIVTALLSLAMNEPVRQNIAMTGEVSLTGKVLPVGGIKEKVIAAKRVGVDCILLPAENRKDYDDLASFITQGLEVHFVDHYRDIFPIVFPHLADHDQIQSIHSS, via the exons ATGACTGCTCGTGTTTTGCTAATGCGATCTTTAGGAATTCCGTTCACTGGATCATCCACCGTCATTCGAAACAGAACCTTAGTAACTCTAAATAAAACTTCAGATGTTATGCAGGGAGTGAAACCGCTGGATTCATTGCGTCATACTTCTAGAAGTTACATAAATCGGAAAGGATATCTTTCATTACTGAACTACAATTCCAACATTATTCCTCTCCATCAACTACCAAGATATCCTTCTCCTGTTGTAACTGTACAAAATCGCTATTTCTCATCTCAGAGTAATGATGGTTCAGATGATGGTAACAATAACGAGCCAGCTTCtggaaatatttccaatttgGGAGGTGCAGGAGACCAAGGTAGTGGGCCAGTTATTCATTCATTACCTGCAACCATGACAGTTCCAGAAACTTGGCCAAATGTGCCTGTTATAGCAATAAACAGAAATCCTGTCTTTCCACGTTTCATAAAAATTATTGAG gtCACTGACAAGACCCTTGCTGATCTTATAAGGCGTAAGGTTAGATTAAATCAACCTTATGCAGGGGTTTTTATGAAATGCAATGAtag TGAGGAATCTGATGTTGTCAAGAACTTGAGTGATATATACCCAGTGGGAACATTTGTTCAAATTCACGAGCTTCAAGATCTTGGTGACAAATTACGCATGATTGTCATGGCGCACAGACGAATCAGAATCACTGGGCAAATTATGGAGGACCTCAATGAAGAAGCTCAAG AGGACAAGGCGACCAAAAGGAAGATGAAAAGGGCCAACGTACGCAAgcgtaaagaagaaaaaccagaTAATGAAGATATCAGTTTAGTTGCCGCTGTCGAGAATCCGCTACCTAATCCTGTTGAACAGCCTCCTCCGCAACAGCTTCCTCAACCTATTTTAATGGTGGAAGTGGAAAACGTCATTCACGACAAGTTCACCATAAATGAAGAAACCAAGGCGTTAACTCAGGAGATTATCAAAACTATCCGGGATATTATTGCTCTCAATCCCCTGTATCGAGAGTCCATACAACAGATGCTTCACCAGGGACAAAGAGTAGTAGACAATCCTGTGTACTTAGCAGATTTGGGTGCGGCGCTAACAGCCGCAGAGCCTGCAGATCTCCAACAAGTCATCGAAGAAACTAGC ATACCGAAGCGTTTAGTTTTGTCTCTTTCTTTGCTTAAGAAAGAACTTGAATTGAGCCGACTTCAGCAAAAGATTGGACGGGAAGTTGAGGAGAAAGTCAAAGCTCAGCATCGCAAGTACATGTTACAAGAGCAGCTAAAAGTTATCAAGAAAGAATTGGGACTCgagaaagaagacaaagaTGCAATTGATGAAAAGTTCCGCGCAAGACTGAAAGACAAAACGGTACCCACTGCCATTATGGAAGTCATCGAAGAAGAACTAAACAAAATGGGCTTCCTCGACAACCACTCGTCCGAGTTTAACGTAACTCGCAATTATCTCGACTGGTTGACTACACTTCCATGGGGAGTAACTAGCAAAGAAAATCTTGACTTAAAAAGAGCCGCTGTAGTTCTCGACGAAGATCATTATGGAATGGAAGACGTGAAAAAACGCATTTTAG AATTTATTGCCGTTAGTGAACTGAAGAAAAGCACACAAGGGAAAATCTTGTGCTTTTATGGACCGCCGGGAGTAGGAAAAACTTCAATCGCTCGCTCTATCGCCAAAGCATTAAACCGTGAA TACTTTAGATTTTCCGTTGGTGGAATGACAGATGTGGCTGAGATTAAAGGACATCGACGTACCTACGTTGGTGCTATGCCGGGAAAAATGATCCAATGtttgaaaaagacgaaaacgGAAAATCCTTTGGTGTTAATCGACGAAGTGGATAAGATCGGAAAAGGTTATCAGGGCGATCCGGCCTCTGCGCTGCTTGAGTTGCTGGATCCGgaacagaataaaaatttccttGACCATTACCTAGATGTCCCCATAGATTTATCAAAA GTTCTCTTTATTTGCACGGCAAATGTGCTAGACACTATTCCGGAACCTCTTCGAGATCGAATGGAG ATGATCGATGTGTCAGGTTACGTTGctgaagagaaaatgaacatCGCCGAGAAATACCTGATTCCACAGGCAAGGCGAGACACAGGTGTCGCCGATACTCAAGTTACAATTGAATCGGACGCACTGCAGACACTCATCAAGTCCTATTGTCGTGAAAGTGGCGTTCGAAATCTGCAGAAGCAAGTGGAAAAAATCTTTCGTAAAGCCGCCTTCAAGCTAGTCCAGGGAGATGTTGAAAGTATCACCGTCGGGCGACAAAATCTCCAAGAATTTGTTGGAAAACCCGTTTTTACGCACGATCGTCTCTATGAAATTACACCACCCG GCGTTGTAATGGGCTTGGCCTGGACAGCCATGGGAGGCTCTACCCTCTACATTGAAACATCACTGAGGAAACCGTTAAGGACTAAATCTTCAAAAAGATTGGAagacaaggaaggaaaagaggaCGGTCAAGGATCGATGGAGCTTACCGGCAATTTGGGTGATGTAATGAAAGAATCTGTCCGCATCGCCTACACGGTCGCTAAAATGTTCTCGGCAAAGATCCGACCAGATGACAGCTTCTTCTCAGAAGCGCACATTCACGTCCATGTTCCTGAG GGCGCAACTCCAAAAGACGGGCCTAGTGCGGGCTGTACTATCGTGACAGCGCTTCTTTCTTTGGCCATGAACGAACCCGTTCGCCAGAATATCGCCATGACCGGTGAAGTGTCTTTAACGGGAAAAGTTCTGCCCGTCGGTGGCATCAAGGAGAAAGTCATCGCTGCTAAACGAGTTGGAGTTGACTGCATTTTATTGCCAGCCGAGAACCGAAAAGATTATGACGATTTGGCCAGTTTCATCACCCAAGGATTAGAGGTTCACTTTGTTGATCACTATCGAGATATTTTCCCAATTGTTTTTCCTCATCTGGCCGACCATGATCAGATTCAGTCAATTCACTCTAGTTGA
- the LOC124192619 gene encoding FHA domain-containing protein FhaA-like isoform X1, which produces MSRPSRVSSKTLQRRRSLHRCVAAVFVVMLSSRMLVMTDGVTATLRPPAAESDERPAENKPAESGDFLAMSDVGTGKELNSRNFRVARSEFSDYCSNGDCISGDVLKVVSKLAKRILSDPRILGLRTTSERSADDYDVAEPPEESAARAVGGSSFDTRPFSRRNDFYDSDRNRLDPYNDDDRSRVNERYKEDERNRLNERYNDPDSYHAPATPDTSDNYRQRDRHSDAYGSSPAYEDPAIERGSTRSGYNDRDGGYSESYSGGGGDSYGGGGGYGGGGGGYGGGGGYGGGSSYGGSSYGGYETCCQEQNKLLPILLVGLLGLLAFFLYVRSTTTTAAGKRSIDDNDLSDVLLDGPTWLSMVHELWEQDAALENTACTQETLCRMNRLAMAAPGQAGWAVSLSSLPLSYLLHTRHTGGFSSYMDAAMMGRSGANCTELYSSCPRLSY; this is translated from the exons ATGTCTCGACCGTCGAGAGTGTCGTCGAAGACACTGCAACGCAGAAGAAGCCTTCATCGGTGCGTGGCTGCAGTATTCGTCGTCATGCTTTCATCACGGATGCTTGTCATGACCGACGGTGTCACGGCTACTTTACGGCCGCCAGCAGCTGAAAGTGACGAACGGCCAGCCGAGAATAAACCAGCGGAAAGTGGCGACTTCCTTGCCATGTCTGATGTCGGCACTGGCAAAGAACTCAACAGTCGAAATTTCCGAGTAGCGCGTAGCGAATTCTCCGATTATTGTTCGAATGGCGATTGTATTAGTGGAGATGTCCTCAAAGTTGTCAGCAAGTTGGCCAAGCGCATTCTAAGCGATCCCCGCATCCTCGGTCTCCGGACGACCAGTGAACGATCGGCAGACGATTACGATGTAGCAGAGCCTCCCGAAGAGTCGGCGGCCCGTGCCGTTGGCGGCAGTTCGTTTGACACGCGTCCATTCAGCCGCCGCAACGATTTTTACGACAGCGACCGAAATCGGCTCGATCCTTACAATGACGACGATCGAAGTAGAGTCAACGAGCGGTACAAAGAAGACGAACGAAACCGGCTCAATGAGCGTTACAACGATCCCGATTCTTACCACGCACCGGCAACTCCGGACACGAGCGACAATTACCGACAACGGGATCGCCACAGCGACGCGTATGGATCCAGCCCGGCTTACGAAGACCCTGCAATCGAACGGGGTAGCACTCGATCCGGTTACAATGATCGGGACGGAGGTTACAGTGAAAGTTACAGCGGGGGTGGGGGTGATAGCTACGGGGGAGGTGGGGGATATGGTGGAGGTGGGGGGGGGTATGGAGGAGGTGGTGGATATGGGGGAGGCAGCAGCTATGGAGGAAGTAGCTATGGAGGATACGAAACTTGTTGTCAAGAGCAGAACAAACTTTTGCCCATTTTATTGGTTGGATTATTGGGTCTATTGGCCTTCTTTTTATACGTTCggtcgacaacaacaacagcggctGGAAAGCGCAGCATAGATGATAACGATCTCTCTGACG TGTTGCTGGACGGTCCCACTTGGTTGAGTATGGTCCATGAATTATGGGAGCAGGACGCTGCGCTCGAAAACACCGCCTGTACCCAAGAGACTTTATGTCGTATGAATCGCTTAGCTATGGCAGCACCTGGACAAGCTGGATGGGCCGTTTCTTTGTCGAG TTTGCCTTTGAGCTACCTGTTGCACACGCGCCACACTGGTGGATTCAGTTCATACATGGATGCGGCGATGATGGGCCGTTCCGGCGCAAATTGCACTGAACTTTACTCAAGCTGCCCTCGCCTGTCATATTAA